The genomic window CGCCCGGTCGAGTTGTCGGTCTCCGAGGTGCTCCGGCAGAACACGGATCAGTTGGTGGCTATCCTGAAAAAGGAACTGGAACTGAAGATCGGCAAGTTGCTGGACGAACTGCATTTCCGCACCCTCGAGCGCATCTTCATCGAGCAGCGCATCTACAAAAAGATCGAGCAATGCAAAACCAACGAGACGGTGATGGCGGCGGTGGTAGAAGGCTTCAAGCCGTTTGAGAAGGAACTCCTGCGGGAACTGGTTCCGGCAGACGTCGAACGGCTGCTCAGCGTGCGCATTCGCCGGATTTCCTTGTTCGACATCAACCAGCACCGCGAAGAGACGCAAAAGGTCAAAGCGGATTTGGCAGAGACGCAGAAATATCTCAAGAACCTGATCAAATACGTCATTGGCCACTTGGAAGAGTTGCTGGCCAAATACGGCCCCATCTACCCGCGCCTGACGCGCTCCAGCCGCTACGACGAAGTCGAAGCCAAGGAAGTGGCGTTCAAATCCTTCAAGCTGGCCTACGACCGCGAATCCGGTTACCTCGGCCATAAAGTGTCGGGCGACGAATTCAAGATTGATTGCACCAAGTTCGAGAAGCTGCTGCTGATCTTCAAGGACGGTCACTACAAGGTCATTGATCTACCGGAAAAGCTGTTCATCGGGCCGGATCTGATTTACTGCTGCATTCCCGACCGCGAAAAGGTGTTTACCCTGGCCTATTCCACCCGCGAGGCCGCGTACCTGAAGCGGTTCACCTTCGGCGGCTGGATCATGAACAAGGATTACCAGTGTACGCCCGAAAAGGCGAAAATCCTGTATCTCGAAGCGGATACCCCGCCGCAGTTATATATTCGCTACAAGCCGGCGCCGTATCAAAAGGTCAACCAGCAGACCTGCAATCCGGGCGAACTGGATGTGAAGACCCCAAAGACCTTGGGCCGGCAGATTTCCATCAAGGAAGTGTCGTCCATCACCAGTCAGCCCACGCGCGGCTGGGACGCCGAAGCGCCAACGACCAAAGTGGTGTTTGCCTAGCCGAGCATCCCACGCTCAAAGTAGGCGTGGACGTCATTACGCTCGAACCCATCGCCTGACCGGGCGCGTGATCGCCTACTTAATCACCTTTCCATTGCGATCAGATTACAGTGAATGGTCAGGCCCATGGTTTTGCGTGCTCAAGTCTTGTTTGAAAACTTGGCATACCAAAATTAAACCCGATAAGGGGGTGGCTCTTCGTGGAGGAAATACGCGTGAGCGGCGTCCGCGGCGGCTTGATCGGCATTGGGGACCTGTTGCGCCAGGAGTGGTGGAAAGGCTGGAACAGCATCCTCCGCCTTTTTGCGGCGGCCTCCGCGCTTCGGCTTGCCAACTGGAGCCAATGGGGCGGTGATCTGTTCGTAAAGCTGAAACAGGTATTCCACCCGCTGGCGGTCGGACGCGAAGGCTTCTTTGCGATAACAACGATCCACGGCGCGGTCGAGGGCGGCATGGGCTTTCGCCAGTGCGGCAGGCATGGTTAATGGATCGTAGAGATCAGCGAGGGTACAAGCGGCACTTTTTTGGCGGACGGGAAGATAGCCGTGGCGGCCATCGCCGCATTCCACCCGCAGATCGAGAATATGTTTTGCTGCCGATTCCAATTGTTCGCGCTGCGCGGGTGTCACTGCTGTCGGCCACGGGAAATTATTATAAACGATTTGATTTGAGTATCGAAAGCGGCTCTCCAGCCTCCCGCAGACGTGCTTGACCCAGGCCATGTGCATTGTGGAAGTGAGGATGGCAAAGTGATAGAGCGTCGCATCCGGCACCACGCTCACAGCATTGCTGGCAATGATATTGGGACGCAGGAAACCAATCGGGATATAGTTGCGGGTTTCAGAGGAGACGCCGGGAATCAGGAGGTAGTTGCTGGCGGGCTGCCGGTTCTCACCAAACAGGGTTGGCTG from Verrucomicrobiota bacterium includes these protein-coding regions:
- a CDS encoding type IIL restriction-modification enzyme MmeI — encoded protein: AHRAFPWESEARGKAHVHVVIIGFGPTDVPAKFITDYDTDLEHPTCTRVANINPYLVEGSDTVLTKLSVPLCAVPEIVFGSMPNDGGHLLLNQAEKAELLEIEPKAEKFLLPFVGAEEFINGIERWCLWLAKATAAEIRAMSAVMRRIEAVKDHRLQSARATTRALAKQPTLFGENRQPASNYLLIPGVSSETRNYIPIGFLRPNIIASNAVSVVPDATLYHFAILTSTMHMAWVKHVCGRLESRFRYSNQIVYNNFPWPTAVTPAQREQLESAAKHILDLRVECGDGRHGYLPVRQKSAACTLADLYDPLTMPAALAKAHAALDRAVDRCYRKEAFASDRQRVEYLFQLYEQITAPLAPVGKPKRGGRRKKAEDAVPAFPPLLAQQVPNADQAAADAAHAYFLHEEPPPYRV